In one Streptomyces marincola genomic region, the following are encoded:
- a CDS encoding PfkB family carbohydrate kinase, with the protein MSGTEAAVVCVGVVTLDALALVDRHPDADERVLAERVAITGGGPAATAAVVMARQGVRVSFVGRVGTDAEGEQAVELLAREGVDVSRVLRDPATATQSSVVLAASGTGTRCIATRAVPPLPALDGPAADLVAGADWVHTDHLGFAPVADLLERSARPGARRPALAVDAGNDVPGLDGRLGLVDLYVPTAASLTARYGATRTTSDALADCAARALAEGAGAVVATSGGEGSAAWWPGGGHAAAPAARGVEIVSTLGAGDVFHGALLAAVCRGLEWPEALRHANAAAALSCRALDGRGAVPDLAELTAFLAAAPAA; encoded by the coding sequence ATGTCCGGGACTGAGGCCGCCGTGGTGTGTGTCGGGGTCGTGACCCTCGACGCACTCGCGCTCGTCGATCGGCATCCGGACGCGGACGAGCGCGTCCTCGCGGAACGGGTGGCCATCACCGGCGGCGGCCCGGCGGCCACCGCGGCCGTGGTCATGGCCCGGCAGGGCGTGCGAGTCTCCTTCGTGGGCCGCGTGGGAACGGACGCCGAGGGCGAACAGGCCGTGGAGCTGCTGGCCCGCGAGGGCGTCGACGTGAGCCGCGTGCTGCGCGACCCGGCGACCGCCACCCAGTCGTCCGTGGTCCTGGCCGCGTCCGGCACCGGCACCCGCTGCATCGCCACCCGCGCCGTTCCGCCGCTGCCCGCGCTCGACGGCCCGGCCGCCGACCTGGTCGCGGGCGCGGACTGGGTGCACACCGACCACCTCGGTTTCGCGCCCGTCGCCGACCTGCTGGAGCGGTCGGCACGGCCGGGGGCGCGCCGCCCGGCGCTTGCCGTCGACGCGGGCAACGACGTGCCCGGCCTCGACGGCCGACTCGGCCTGGTCGACCTGTACGTGCCGACGGCCGCCTCGCTGACCGCCCGCTACGGCGCCACGCGCACCACCTCCGACGCGCTCGCCGACTGCGCCGCCCGCGCGCTCGCGGAAGGCGCCGGGGCGGTCGTCGCCACCAGCGGCGGCGAAGGCAGCGCCGCCTGGTGGCCGGGCGGCGGGCACGCCGCCGCCCCCGCCGCCCGGGGAGTGGAGATCGTCTCCACCCTCGGGGCGGGAGACGTCTTCCACGGCGCGCTGCTCGCCGCCGTCTGCCGCGGCCTGGAGTGGCCCGAGGCGCTGCGGCACGCCAACGCCGCCGCCGCCCTGTCCTGCCGCGCTCTCGACGGGCGCGGCGCCGTGCCGGACCTGGCCGAGCTGACCGCCTTCCTGGCCGCCGCCCCGGCCGCCTGA